Proteins co-encoded in one Campylobacter ornithocola genomic window:
- a CDS encoding RecB-like helicase has product MSYHFEPFLALEASAGSGKTFALSVRFVALVLMGAKINEILALTFTNKATSEMKERVFKTFLEFDVLENGENKAECNELMKMLGKSKDELIALREKYKDEFLRSKFNIYTFDSFFSQIIRSFALNLGLMSDFDIIESQDSYKNFISKLDEEELRALAYYIVQTKSKSDFLQNLESLYERSCEIKSIQNAHFPNKTFLEKSLSEFITYARNLSTDKNYQKNFEFENIEDFFTKPIICDLDKKYFEKIIDGEFLQKRAEFLQSVKEYFAQMENYRISMLAKLLKHFKEARNENNTKQNALTFSDIALKTYELISDETNKDLIYFRLDDYISHLLIDEFQDTNVLQYQILKPIIAELVSGEGVKKNRSFFYVGDKKQSIYGFRGGKKELFDKLLKDFPQIKLEHLDTNYRSKKIIVDYVNEIFKDKFFDSFLNPSFTLQKSVKNGGYVEVLQNHILPKSSLYEASGKEVLKIIQKLLEKGIRLSEICILVWINKDAILMKEFLEENDIKAYTQSNVALIDCISVRVLFEYAKACVLKDEFSLYFASSILEKKLEFVTLDLNRSVGEILKYLVHVLKLDLSDVNLIAYLEYASTFDNFFDFLFAPCELKSLQAQDDGVSIMTVHKSKGLEFENLIVLDRLSRKAPDNDTLIFEYDLEQGWEVKYRHSARKYLEDQNYNAFLAKREKLQAEDEINCLYVALTRAKNSLFIIKNDESFKTFKSYFQDYEEKQIGIIEEQLVKTNEPLEKLEQIESFEEFQKVNLQEVKIKSHLSSTQIHFGLALHEFLQYFDFSTKDNFEFCKQMVYKKYRFYLDDESFNELFKRLTMLLKDEKFNALLAGKKLLKEQIITYKGEQKQLDMLAFDDNEAIIIDYKTGLNLNEHKKQVLLYKEAIEKILAKISTKAFLVYILKDKVDMVEI; this is encoded by the coding sequence TTGAGTTATCATTTTGAGCCTTTTTTAGCTTTAGAAGCTAGTGCAGGAAGTGGAAAAACTTTTGCATTAAGTGTGCGTTTTGTAGCTTTGGTTTTAATGGGAGCTAAGATTAATGAAATTTTAGCCCTTACTTTTACTAATAAAGCTACAAGCGAAATGAAAGAAAGAGTTTTTAAAACCTTTTTAGAATTTGATGTGCTTGAAAATGGAGAGAATAAAGCAGAGTGTAATGAGCTTATGAAAATGCTAGGTAAAAGCAAAGATGAGCTTATAGCTTTAAGAGAAAAATACAAAGATGAGTTTTTAAGATCTAAGTTCAATATCTACACTTTTGACAGCTTTTTTTCACAAATCATTCGTTCTTTTGCTTTAAATTTAGGTCTTATGAGTGATTTTGACATTATAGAAAGTCAAGATAGTTATAAAAATTTCATTTCTAAATTAGACGAAGAAGAATTAAGAGCTTTAGCTTATTACATTGTCCAAACAAAAAGTAAAAGTGATTTTTTGCAAAATCTTGAAAGTTTGTATGAAAGATCTTGTGAGATAAAATCTATACAAAATGCACATTTTCCAAATAAAACTTTTTTAGAAAAAAGCTTAAGTGAGTTTATAACTTATGCAAGAAATTTAAGCACAGATAAAAACTATCAAAAAAATTTCGAATTTGAAAACATAGAAGATTTTTTTACTAAACCTATCATCTGCGATTTAGATAAAAAATACTTTGAAAAAATCATTGATGGTGAATTTTTACAAAAAAGAGCAGAGTTTTTACAAAGTGTAAAAGAGTATTTTGCTCAAATGGAAAACTATCGTATTAGTATGCTTGCAAAGCTTTTGAAGCATTTTAAAGAAGCAAGAAATGAAAATAATACCAAGCAAAATGCATTGACTTTTTCAGATATAGCCTTAAAAACTTATGAGTTAATTAGTGATGAAACTAATAAAGATTTGATCTATTTTAGACTTGATGACTATATTTCGCATTTGTTGATTGATGAATTTCAAGATACTAATGTTTTGCAGTATCAAATTTTAAAACCTATCATTGCTGAGCTTGTATCAGGTGAGGGTGTGAAAAAAAACAGAAGCTTTTTTTATGTGGGCGATAAAAAGCAAAGCATATATGGTTTTAGAGGAGGTAAAAAAGAGCTTTTTGATAAGCTTTTAAAAGACTTTCCGCAAATTAAATTAGAGCATTTAGATACTAATTATCGCAGTAAAAAGATCATTGTTGATTATGTAAATGAAATCTTTAAAGATAAATTTTTTGATAGCTTTTTAAATCCTAGCTTTACTTTGCAAAAAAGCGTTAAAAATGGTGGATATGTGGAAGTTTTGCAAAATCATATCCTGCCAAAAAGTTCTTTATATGAAGCAAGTGGAAAAGAAGTTTTAAAGATCATTCAAAAGCTTTTAGAAAAAGGTATAAGGCTTAGTGAAATTTGCATTTTAGTGTGGATTAATAAAGACGCTATCTTAATGAAGGAATTTCTTGAAGAAAATGACATTAAAGCTTATACGCAAAGCAATGTAGCTTTGATAGATTGTATTAGCGTAAGAGTGCTTTTTGAGTATGCAAAGGCTTGTGTGCTTAAAGATGAGTTTAGTTTGTATTTTGCAAGTAGTATTTTAGAAAAAAAACTTGAATTTGTCACGCTTGATTTAAACCGAAGTGTAGGTGAAATTTTAAAATACTTAGTGCATGTTTTAAAACTTGATTTAAGCGATGTTAATCTCATTGCATATTTAGAGTACGCAAGTACTTTTGATAATTTCTTTGATTTTTTATTTGCTCCGTGTGAGTTAAAGTCTTTACAAGCTCAAGATGATGGAGTGAGTATTATGACTGTGCATAAGTCTAAGGGACTTGAATTTGAAAATTTAATCGTACTTGATAGGCTTAGCAGAAAAGCTCCGGATAATGATACTTTAATATTTGAGTATGATTTAGAGCAAGGTTGGGAAGTAAAATACCGACATAGTGCTAGAAAATATCTTGAAGATCAAAACTACAATGCATTTTTAGCTAAAAGAGAAAAACTTCAAGCGGAAGATGAGATAAATTGTCTATATGTAGCGCTTACTAGAGCTAAAAACTCTCTTTTTATCATAAAAAATGATGAGAGTTTTAAAACCTTTAAGAGTTATTTTCAAGACTATGAAGAAAAACAAATAGGCATTATAGAAGAACAGCTTGTCAAAACAAATGAGCCTTTAGAAAAATTAGAACAAATAGAAAGCTTTGAAGAATTTCAAAAGGTAAATTTACAAGAAGTTAAAATAAAAAGTCATCTTTCAAGCACGCAAATACATTTTGGATTGGCTTTGCATGAGTTTTTGCAATATTTTGACTTTAGCACTAAGGATAACTTTGAATTTTGTAAGCAAATGGTGTATAAAAAATATCGTTTTTACTTAGATGATGAAAGTTTTAATGAGCTTTTTAAAAGACTTACTATGCTTTTAAAAGATGAGAAATTCAATGCTCTTTTAGCAGGTAAAAAGTTACTAAAAGAGCAAATCATCACTTATAAAGGCGAACAAAAACAACTTGATATGCTTGCATTTGATGATAATGAAGCTATCATTATAGACTATAAAACAGGCTTAAATTTAAACGAGCATAAAAAGCAAGTTTTACTTTATAAAGAAGCCATAGAAAAAATCTTAGCTAAGATTTCTACTAAGGCTTTTTTGGTATATATTTTAAAAGATAAAGTGGATATGGTGGAGATTTAA
- the rplM gene encoding 50S ribosomal protein L13, with the protein MTKITKPNEVKREWIVLDAEGKRFGRLLTEVATILRGKNKPCYTPNVDCGDYVIIINASKAVFTGANKAEDKLYHRHSGYFGSVKSEKFGDLLEKNPVKLYKLAVRGMLPKTNLGRAMLKKLKIYAGSEHPHTAQIANKGK; encoded by the coding sequence ATGACAAAGATAACAAAGCCAAACGAAGTAAAACGTGAATGGATCGTTTTAGACGCTGAAGGAAAGCGTTTCGGTCGTCTTTTAACAGAAGTAGCGACTATTTTAAGAGGTAAAAATAAACCTTGCTATACTCCAAATGTTGATTGTGGAGATTATGTAATTATTATCAATGCTTCTAAAGCAGTTTTCACAGGTGCAAATAAAGCAGAAGATAAATTATACCACAGACATTCAGGATATTTTGGAAGCGTAAAAAGTGAAAAATTTGGTGATTTATTAGAAAAAAATCCAGTTAAATTATATAAATTAGCAGTTCGTGGTATGCTACCTAAAACAAACTTAGGTAGAGCTATGCTTAAAAAATTAAAAATTTATGCAGGTAGCGAACACCCTCATACTGCTCAAATTGCTAATAAAGGAAAATAA
- the rpsI gene encoding 30S ribosomal protein S9, with protein sequence MATTYATGKRKTAVAKVWVKAGSGKIIVNGMDLNTWLGGHEAIKLKVVQPLLVTKQETSMDIKATTLGGGYSAQAEALRHGISRALAAMDADFRALLKPKGLLTRDSRTVERKKYGRRKARRSPQFSKR encoded by the coding sequence ATGGCAACAACATACGCAACAGGTAAAAGAAAAACCGCTGTAGCTAAAGTTTGGGTAAAAGCTGGTAGTGGTAAAATCATCGTTAATGGTATGGATCTAAACACTTGGCTTGGTGGACATGAAGCTATAAAATTAAAAGTAGTTCAGCCTTTATTAGTAACTAAACAAGAAACTTCTATGGATATTAAAGCAACAACTTTAGGCGGTGGTTATAGTGCACAAGCTGAAGCTTTAAGACATGGTATTTCAAGAGCTTTGGCTGCTATGGATGCAGATTTTAGGGCATTATTAAAACCAAAAGGACTTCTTACTAGGGATAGTAGAACTGTTGAGCGTAAAAAATACGGTCGTAGAAAAGCAAGAAGAAGCCCACAATTCTCTAAACGTTAA